CCCATTTTATGGCTCTTTATTTTCGTATGTCCTTTAATTTTAATGGGGGTTTTTGATATTTTTCAAAAAAAGCGGACTATTAGAAGAAACTTTCCATTAATAGGTCGCTTCAGGTATATGTTAGAGTCTATTAGACCTGAAATCATGCAATATTTTGTTGAAACGGATACACAAGGGAGACCAATAAACCGTATATTAAGGTCTTTAGTATATCAAAGAGCAAAAGGTGAAAATGACACAGAACCCTTTGGCACCCAGATGGATATCTACCATTCCGGATATGAATGGATGGAACACTCTATGTATGCAAAAAACAACCCGAAAGACATAGGCAAATTTCCACGTTTATTAATCGGTGGCAAGGATTGTAAACAACCATATTCCTCTAGCCTATTGAATATTTCGGCTATGAGTTTTGGTTCTTTAAGTAAGAATGCCATTTTAGCTTTGAACAAAGGAGCCAAAATGGGGAATTTTGCCCATAATACTGGTGAAGGAGGCATAAGTGATTATCATCTAGAACATGGCGGAGACCTGATCTGGCAAATTGGAACAGGCTATTTTGGCTGTAGAAACGAAGACGGCTCCTTTAATGAAAAAACTTTTAAGGAGAATGCTACTAGGCCTCAGGTTAAAATGATAGAAATAAAGTTATCTCAAGGAGCTAAGCCAGGACACGGAGGTATTTTACCAGCCATCAAGAATACTGAAGAAATTGCAAAAATAAGGCACATTCAACCTGGAGTTGCAGTACATTCTCCGCCATCTCATTCCGCTTTCTACGATCCCATACAATTTATGCAT
The genomic region above belongs to Mariniflexile litorale and contains:
- a CDS encoding FMN-binding glutamate synthase family protein; this encodes MQARKLFILISTIIIVTIVGIAFFWLPILWLFIFVCPLILMGVFDIFQKKRTIRRNFPLIGRFRYMLESIRPEIMQYFVETDTQGRPINRILRSLVYQRAKGENDTEPFGTQMDIYHSGYEWMEHSMYAKNNPKDIGKFPRLLIGGKDCKQPYSSSLLNISAMSFGSLSKNAILALNKGAKMGNFAHNTGEGGISDYHLEHGGDLIWQIGTGYFGCRNEDGSFNEKTFKENATRPQVKMIEIKLSQGAKPGHGGILPAIKNTEEIAKIRHIQPGVAVHSPPSHSAFYDPIQFMHFIQKLRDLSEGKPVGFKLCLGRKQEFMDFCEAMIYTGILPDFITVDGGEGGTGAAPVEFSNSMGMPLREGLIFVHDTLVGFGLRKEIKVIVAGKIITGFHMVRAIALGADGCNSARAMMLSIGCIQALQCNNNTCPVGVATQNPSLVRGLVVEDKALRANRFHEATIHSFLELVAAAGLNSPDELTRNHISKRVGLYDVQTYEDIYPYMEEGSLINIDTIPENYKKFFHLTRIMK